The Marinobacter subterrani genome has a segment encoding these proteins:
- a CDS encoding glycosyltransferase, which produces MRVLQFYRTYLPETHGGVEEAIHQICLSTRKHGVVQRVLTMAHVQNVETLELPEGQVIRVPVQAEPASCSMGVEAFRVYREQAEWADLIHIHYPWPFADLVHLLSGAQKPVLVTYHSDIIRQSLLEKLYAPLRWLFFRKVGRFVATSPNYLATSRLLQRLQPRVEVVPLGLAPESYQPPSEEALRAVEQSYGSGFFLFIGVLRYYKGLRFLIEAAARTGLPVVIAGHGPEQKALREQAERVGAKSVQFAGFVSDDVKQALMARAAAIVFPSCERSEAFGVTLLEGQLHGLPLITCEIGTGTSFVNQHGETGLVVPARSSEALAGAMQQLHENPEKARRMGLAGRERFDSVFSGNQVGERYLNLYRKLLEPDSI; this is translated from the coding sequence ATGCGAGTGCTCCAATTCTACCGAACGTATTTGCCAGAAACCCACGGCGGCGTGGAAGAGGCGATCCATCAGATTTGTCTCTCCACCCGGAAACACGGCGTGGTTCAGCGTGTGCTTACAATGGCCCACGTGCAGAATGTGGAGACTCTCGAGCTACCAGAAGGGCAGGTGATACGCGTGCCGGTTCAGGCTGAGCCGGCATCCTGCTCAATGGGCGTTGAAGCCTTTCGGGTATACCGGGAGCAGGCAGAGTGGGCCGATCTGATTCACATCCACTACCCCTGGCCGTTTGCCGATCTGGTACACCTGCTTTCGGGTGCTCAAAAGCCGGTTCTCGTAACCTATCACTCCGACATTATCCGCCAGTCTCTGCTGGAAAAGCTTTACGCGCCGCTGCGCTGGCTTTTTTTCCGGAAGGTTGGCCGTTTTGTCGCCACATCGCCCAACTACCTCGCCACAAGCCGTTTATTGCAGCGTTTGCAACCGCGAGTTGAAGTTGTGCCCCTGGGCCTGGCACCGGAAAGTTATCAGCCTCCGAGTGAAGAGGCGCTGCGGGCCGTTGAGCAGTCCTACGGGTCGGGTTTTTTCCTGTTTATTGGTGTGCTTCGCTATTACAAAGGGTTGCGCTTCCTGATTGAGGCTGCGGCCCGAACGGGATTGCCCGTGGTTATAGCCGGCCACGGCCCGGAACAGAAAGCACTCCGGGAACAGGCAGAACGAGTTGGCGCAAAAAGTGTACAATTTGCAGGTTTCGTAAGTGATGACGTCAAACAGGCCTTGATGGCGCGGGCCGCAGCGATTGTTTTCCCCTCCTGCGAGCGCTCAGAGGCTTTCGGAGTAACCCTGCTTGAAGGGCAGTTGCATGGCCTGCCATTAATCACCTGTGAGATCGGAACAGGCACCAGCTTCGTGAATCAGCATGGTGAAACCGGCCTGGTCGTGCCGGCGCGCAGTTCCGAAGCGCTGGCCGGTGCCATGCAGCAATTGCACGAAAACCCCGAAAAAGCGCGGCGCATGGGCCTGGCTGGACGGGAGCGATTTGACAGCGTATTTTCCGGCAACCAGGTGGGCGAGAGAT
- a CDS encoding NAD-dependent epimerase/dehydratase family protein codes for MEQSGTVAVTGAKGFVGQYLCEGLRADGYSVRELSRNGGNGADQFAIGDLGADPVWTPCLQGVDTVIHCAALAHAPLKKHPSAVEHLFRVNCHAVDSLAKACRESGVRRLIFLSSVKVYGESTSGRPPFAEGDILQPEDDYGRSKCQAEAILKGYQSDELQICCLRLPLVYGAQAKANFARLRKLALSGLPVPLGGVRNRRSVLALANLLMVVLCLLQKHRWSFFELNVADPEPVSTPDLLRIIAESSSRPTRLLSLPDRWLRALASLVGFRPAMEKLMGDLELSLKLLARQCPDAGLKTTNSAFQYMQDEYCQKNGAPK; via the coding sequence GTGGAACAGTCAGGGACGGTGGCGGTCACAGGCGCCAAAGGCTTCGTTGGGCAGTATCTCTGCGAAGGCCTCAGGGCAGATGGCTACTCTGTTCGTGAGCTGAGCCGAAACGGAGGCAATGGCGCCGACCAGTTTGCCATCGGGGACCTGGGTGCCGACCCGGTATGGACCCCTTGCCTCCAGGGTGTCGATACGGTTATTCATTGCGCCGCTTTGGCCCACGCCCCCTTGAAAAAACACCCCTCAGCAGTTGAGCACCTTTTCCGCGTAAACTGTCATGCCGTTGACTCATTGGCAAAGGCCTGCCGGGAATCTGGTGTCCGGCGTTTGATTTTTCTCAGCAGTGTTAAAGTATACGGCGAGTCAACCTCGGGGCGCCCGCCCTTCGCAGAGGGCGATATACTTCAGCCGGAAGATGACTACGGCCGCAGCAAATGCCAGGCGGAGGCGATATTGAAAGGCTATCAGAGTGACGAGCTGCAGATCTGCTGCCTTCGCCTGCCCCTGGTCTATGGCGCTCAAGCCAAGGCAAACTTTGCGAGACTCAGAAAGTTGGCGCTATCGGGGTTGCCGGTTCCCCTGGGTGGGGTAAGGAATCGCCGAAGTGTACTTGCGCTGGCGAATTTGCTCATGGTGGTGTTGTGCCTTCTGCAAAAACACCGGTGGTCATTTTTTGAGCTGAATGTGGCTGACCCCGAGCCCGTCTCGACGCCGGATCTCCTGCGGATAATTGCCGAATCGTCCTCCAGGCCCACCAGACTGCTCTCTCTTCCTGACCGATGGCTGCGTGCTCTTGCCAGCCTCGTTGGGTTTCGGCCTGCCATGGAAAAGCTTATGGGGGATTTGGAGCTCAGCCTGAAGCTTCTGGCCCGTCAATGTCCGGATGCCGGGCTCAAGACCACCAATAGTGCTTTCCAATACATGCAGGATGAGTACTGCCAAAAAAACGGAGCGCCGAAGTAA
- a CDS encoding polysaccharide biosynthesis protein, translated as MTFFLRLREWLFELPRPQKRLVSVFADFCFISIAFWTSFALRFEDLAWMPNERQWMTFGLTILVSIGVFVRIGLYRAVIRYISEKALMVMMAGVAASALALILSGFVFQALVPRSVPVIYGAFLFIMVAGTRFTFRTMINRPREKAKGRVLIVGTGPKALQLHFALMQGTEYRPMGFVSLDHQKHKSLIAGLQVYPVEHIKRAAREQGIQRVFLALEDKGSISRRELIETLEELVIPVQTVPAMSELVAGQARINDIRELDIADLLGRDPVLPNKAVVAKNLSGKVVLVTGAGGSIGSELCRQIVRNGPAGIVLLEQSEFGLFSIERELKSINEVENLGVEINALLGSVIHRRRNEVIMQSFGVDIVYHAAAYKHVPLVEGNILEGIQNNVVGTWHCAEAAIAAGVERFVLISTDKAVRPTNVMGCSKRLAELVLQGLAQRQGGTIFSMVRFGNVLGSSGSVVPLFRDQIRDGGPVTVTHPDIIRYFMTIPEASQLVLQAGAMGEGGEVFVLDMGEPVKIADLARKMIRLMGLTEKTEADPHGNIEIRFTGLRPGEKLFEELLIGEHALQTVHPRIMMAREESLSWPSVEALLSKLVSACKRFDYEAAIELMRNAPTGYSPSYKPEDRLQGRSVSESSRSPQASGKPGNIHRLPL; from the coding sequence ATGACGTTTTTCCTTCGATTGAGAGAATGGTTGTTTGAGTTACCGAGGCCGCAAAAACGCCTGGTCTCGGTTTTCGCCGATTTCTGCTTTATCAGCATTGCGTTTTGGACCTCGTTTGCGCTGCGTTTCGAAGATCTGGCCTGGATGCCCAATGAGCGACAATGGATGACGTTTGGTCTTACCATACTTGTCTCCATTGGCGTTTTTGTGAGGATCGGTCTTTACCGGGCGGTCATTCGATACATCAGCGAAAAAGCGCTGATGGTGATGATGGCTGGAGTTGCAGCCTCTGCGTTGGCGCTTATTCTTTCCGGCTTTGTTTTCCAGGCTTTGGTGCCCAGATCTGTCCCGGTGATATACGGGGCGTTTCTTTTCATTATGGTAGCGGGCACCCGGTTCACATTTCGTACCATGATCAACCGGCCCCGCGAAAAAGCCAAAGGGCGCGTTCTTATCGTAGGGACAGGTCCGAAGGCGCTCCAGCTCCACTTTGCCCTGATGCAAGGCACGGAATACCGGCCCATGGGCTTTGTGTCTCTCGATCATCAAAAACACAAATCTCTTATTGCCGGGTTGCAGGTGTACCCGGTTGAACACATCAAGCGTGCGGCCCGAGAACAGGGTATTCAGCGTGTGTTTCTGGCGCTTGAGGACAAGGGCTCAATCAGCCGGCGGGAACTGATTGAAACCCTTGAGGAGCTGGTTATTCCGGTACAGACCGTGCCGGCGATGTCGGAACTGGTTGCCGGGCAGGCCCGGATTAACGACATCCGGGAGCTCGATATTGCCGATCTGTTGGGGCGTGATCCGGTTTTGCCGAACAAAGCCGTGGTGGCGAAGAACCTCAGCGGAAAAGTGGTGCTCGTCACTGGCGCAGGGGGCTCTATCGGTTCGGAGCTCTGCCGTCAGATCGTGCGCAACGGGCCGGCCGGTATTGTACTGCTTGAGCAGTCCGAATTCGGCCTGTTCAGCATTGAACGCGAACTCAAGTCCATCAACGAAGTCGAGAACCTCGGGGTCGAAATAAACGCGCTTCTTGGCAGCGTTATACACCGGCGACGCAACGAGGTAATCATGCAGTCGTTTGGTGTCGACATTGTCTACCATGCCGCAGCGTACAAACACGTTCCTCTGGTTGAGGGCAATATTCTGGAGGGCATCCAGAATAACGTGGTTGGAACCTGGCACTGCGCAGAGGCGGCCATCGCGGCAGGGGTTGAGCGCTTCGTACTGATATCCACTGACAAAGCGGTACGGCCCACCAACGTTATGGGATGCTCCAAGCGGTTGGCCGAACTCGTTCTTCAGGGTTTGGCGCAGCGCCAGGGCGGAACCATTTTTTCTATGGTTCGTTTCGGCAACGTGCTTGGCTCATCCGGCTCGGTGGTGCCGCTGTTTCGTGACCAGATTCGCGATGGAGGCCCTGTAACCGTCACCCATCCCGATATCATCCGTTATTTCATGACCATCCCGGAAGCCAGCCAGTTGGTGCTCCAGGCCGGAGCCATGGGGGAGGGCGGAGAGGTCTTTGTTCTGGATATGGGAGAACCGGTAAAAATTGCCGATCTGGCGAGGAAAATGATCCGGCTGATGGGGCTTACCGAGAAAACGGAAGCTGATCCCCATGGAAATATTGAAATCCGGTTTACCGGGCTTAGGCCGGGAGAAAAACTCTTCGAAGAGCTGCTGATCGGAGAGCATGCTCTTCAAACCGTCCACCCAAGAATCATGATGGCCCGGGAAGAATCATTGTCCTGGCCGAGCGTTGAGGCGTTGCTCTCGAAGCTGGTTTCGGCATGCAAGAGGTTTGATTACGAGGCCGCCATTGAGTTGATGCGTAACGCGCCAACGGGCTACTCACCTTCGTACAAACCTGAAGACCGGCTTCAGGGGCGCAGTGTAAGTGAAAGTTCCCGGAGCCCTCAGGCCTCAGGTAAACCGGGAAATATACACCGGCTCCCGCTTTAG
- the cysQ gene encoding 3'(2'),5'-bisphosphate nucleotidase CysQ — MDYSSILPDVIKVADEASERVLHIYQSDFKVSYKADDSPITAADTAAHDIITQGLRTISRDIPILSEEGKDIPWEERKHWRRFWLVDPIDGTKDFTQRTGEFTVNIALIEDGEAILGVVTAPALHEAYWGLKGEGAHKRDRTGRVHRIRVAEPKAVKRVVASKNHLNPETTAFIEEQIGEHELVQAGSSLKFCRIAEGHADIYPRLGPTCEWDTGAAQAVLVAAGGKVETLEGQPLKYGKQDVLNPYFIAAGNWYIF, encoded by the coding sequence ATGGATTACAGCTCCATTCTCCCGGATGTCATTAAAGTAGCCGACGAGGCCAGCGAGAGAGTGCTGCACATCTACCAGTCGGACTTCAAGGTGAGCTACAAGGCCGACGATTCACCCATCACCGCCGCAGACACCGCCGCCCATGACATCATCACCCAGGGCCTGCGCACCATCAGCCGGGACATTCCCATCCTCTCCGAAGAGGGCAAGGATATTCCTTGGGAGGAGCGCAAGCACTGGCGCCGGTTCTGGCTAGTCGACCCCATTGACGGTACCAAGGATTTCACCCAGCGCACGGGGGAGTTCACCGTTAATATTGCCCTGATTGAGGATGGAGAGGCCATTCTGGGTGTGGTCACCGCGCCCGCTTTGCATGAGGCCTATTGGGGGCTGAAAGGCGAGGGCGCCCACAAAAGGGATCGCACTGGCAGAGTTCACCGCATCCGCGTTGCCGAACCGAAAGCCGTAAAGCGTGTGGTGGCCAGCAAGAACCACCTGAACCCGGAAACAACAGCGTTCATAGAGGAGCAGATCGGCGAGCATGAACTGGTGCAGGCCGGCAGCTCCCTCAAGTTCTGCCGCATTGCTGAGGGTCATGCCGATATCTACCCGCGGTTAGGGCCTACTTGCGAGTGGGACACCGGCGCGGCTCAGGCTGTTTTGGTGGCAGCGGGTGGTAAAGTGGAGACTCTGGAGGGGCAGCCGCTAAAATACGGCAAGCAGGATGTGCTAAATCCGTATTTCATTGCTGCGGGAAACTGGTATATTTTTTGA
- a CDS encoding DUF2283 domain-containing protein, whose amino-acid sequence MRTTYDEADDILVLHLSEKPIVKEVSQDWNTHISYADDGTVVEVVILEASRQGAWPLLCSHAA is encoded by the coding sequence ATGAGAACAACCTATGACGAGGCGGATGATATTCTGGTGTTGCACCTCTCAGAGAAGCCCATCGTGAAAGAGGTTTCTCAGGATTGGAATACGCATATCAGCTATGCAGATGATGGCACCGTAGTCGAAGTTGTCATTCTGGAGGCTTCCAGGCAGGGGGCTTGGCCTTTGCTTTGTAGTCACGCGGCGTAG
- a CDS encoding DUF4258 domain-containing protein: MHCQRFGLDVYITRHASERMVQRRVSDSEIAELMETGEIRYKDSQRLWVAKAFEDRCDNLICVAVALEDTLVVKTVMHHFSWEVEG; encoded by the coding sequence ATGCACTGCCAACGCTTTGGGTTGGACGTATACATTACCCGCCATGCCAGCGAACGCATGGTTCAGAGAAGGGTTAGTGACTCAGAAATCGCAGAACTCATGGAAACCGGTGAAATACGATATAAAGATAGCCAACGGCTATGGGTAGCCAAGGCATTTGAAGACCGGTGTGATAACCTGATCTGCGTGGCAGTCGCGCTCGAAGACACGCTGGTCGTAAAGACGGTGATGCATCACTTTAGTTGGGAGGTTGAGGGATGA
- a CDS encoding MBL fold metallo-hydrolase — protein MKLRFLGATGTVTGSRYLLSDEKHRVLVDCGMYQGVKTLRKRNWAAFPVDPSTIDAVVLTHAHIDHSGYLPALVKNGFKGKVYCTKATHELCKVLLPDAGFLQEEDARYAFRKKFSKHEKPEPLFTEKDAWEALKHFESLHYHEAFEPVKGFRVTFTPAGHILGSSCVHVHHQGSDRTVVFSGDVGRQNDIIMRPPEPLQKADVLVCESTYGDRAHGESDPEAVLAEIITKTAGRGGIVLLPAFAVGRAQMLLYVIHKIMGDGKIPKLPVFLNSPMAIKATEIFCKHHKEHKLNAAQCELMDEKTEFVRTVEESIELDAVRYPCVIISASGMASGGRVLHHLKTLLPNPRNSIVFAGFQAPGTRGDALVNGAESVKIHGEYWPVKAEIHNMDSLSAHGDYNEILAWLEQGSLRPEKVYVTHGEMVASDVMRKRIHEKFGWDAEVPELFEEVEI, from the coding sequence ATGAAACTTCGCTTCCTCGGCGCCACAGGAACGGTCACCGGCTCCCGTTATTTGCTCTCGGATGAGAAGCACAGGGTATTGGTGGACTGCGGTATGTACCAGGGCGTTAAAACCCTGCGCAAGCGCAACTGGGCGGCGTTTCCGGTGGATCCTTCCACGATTGATGCCGTGGTGCTTACCCATGCGCACATTGATCATTCCGGCTACCTGCCTGCCCTGGTGAAGAACGGCTTCAAAGGCAAGGTGTACTGTACCAAGGCCACCCACGAGCTGTGCAAGGTGCTGCTACCCGATGCGGGCTTCCTGCAGGAGGAGGATGCCAGGTATGCCTTCCGCAAGAAGTTCTCCAAACACGAGAAACCGGAGCCGCTGTTTACCGAGAAAGACGCCTGGGAGGCGCTGAAGCACTTCGAGTCGCTGCACTACCATGAAGCCTTCGAGCCGGTGAAAGGCTTCCGGGTAACCTTTACGCCGGCGGGGCATATTCTGGGCTCCTCCTGCGTGCACGTTCATCACCAGGGCTCGGACCGCACGGTGGTGTTCAGTGGCGACGTTGGCCGGCAGAACGACATCATCATGCGCCCGCCGGAGCCGCTTCAAAAGGCGGATGTGCTGGTGTGCGAATCCACCTATGGCGACCGGGCCCATGGCGAGTCGGATCCTGAGGCCGTGCTTGCCGAGATCATCACAAAAACAGCGGGGCGCGGCGGTATCGTGCTACTGCCTGCATTCGCCGTTGGCCGGGCGCAAATGCTGCTGTATGTGATTCACAAGATCATGGGCGACGGCAAAATTCCAAAATTACCGGTGTTCCTTAACAGCCCCATGGCGATCAAAGCCACCGAGATCTTTTGCAAACACCACAAGGAACACAAGCTGAATGCTGCCCAGTGCGAGTTGATGGATGAGAAAACCGAGTTTGTCCGTACCGTGGAGGAATCCATCGAGCTGGATGCCGTGCGCTACCCCTGCGTGATCATTTCCGCCAGTGGCATGGCCAGCGGCGGGCGGGTGCTGCACCATCTGAAGACCTTATTGCCCAATCCCCGTAACAGCATTGTGTTCGCCGGGTTTCAGGCGCCTGGGACTCGCGGGGATGCTCTGGTGAACGGTGCGGAATCAGTGAAAATTCATGGTGAGTACTGGCCGGTGAAGGCGGAAATTCACAATATGGATTCGCTCTCGGCGCATGGGGACTACAACGAGATTCTGGCCTGGCTGGAGCAGGGCTCGCTCAGGCCTGAAAAAGTATATGTCACTCATGGGGAAATGGTGGCGAGTGACGTTATGCGCAAGCGCATTCATGAAAAGTTTGGCTGGGATGCCGAGGTACCGGAGTTGTTTGAGGAGGTGGAAATCTAA
- a CDS encoding formylglycine-generating enzyme family protein: MRYLVFSSLVVTSTLSGCSLDYESQAEDMIQRQMNAMVFVEGGEFMMGNPGGWDGSRDSWPPHKVVLDDFYIQKYEVTQGDFELFMATTGYEYSSKYYEQLREEKPDRYQPQLPAVVSWSDASEFCQWLSGQTGKNVNLPTEAQWEYAARNGGKMMRYGTATGKAERGVTMAARPSQYRRQKQVLPKPPGSFPPNPLGLYDMSGNVAEWIRDYYHGGYYEDSPIDNPEGPVDPVIENWSNEPYRVLRGGDFKDFSGNTTVTRRKAIQRVTNETTGFRCSFSKSLTAEHA; this comes from the coding sequence ATGCGTTATCTCGTTTTTTCTTCCCTTGTTGTTACTTCTACCCTTTCCGGGTGCAGCCTCGATTACGAATCCCAGGCAGAAGACATGATCCAGCGACAGATGAATGCCATGGTTTTTGTCGAAGGTGGAGAGTTTATGATGGGGAATCCTGGAGGGTGGGACGGAAGCAGGGACAGCTGGCCGCCCCATAAAGTGGTTCTGGATGATTTCTATATTCAGAAGTATGAGGTCACTCAGGGGGACTTTGAGTTGTTTATGGCTACGACGGGATATGAGTACTCAAGCAAATATTATGAACAGCTTCGCGAGGAAAAACCCGACCGTTACCAGCCGCAGCTTCCAGCAGTGGTCTCATGGTCAGATGCATCAGAATTCTGCCAGTGGCTGAGTGGGCAAACCGGTAAAAACGTAAACCTGCCAACAGAAGCTCAGTGGGAATACGCGGCCAGAAATGGCGGCAAAATGATGCGTTATGGAACTGCAACCGGAAAAGCAGAAAGAGGCGTAACAATGGCCGCTCGCCCGTCACAGTACCGTCGACAAAAACAAGTGCTGCCCAAGCCTCCCGGCAGCTTCCCCCCAAACCCGCTTGGCCTATATGACATGTCGGGCAATGTAGCCGAGTGGATAAGAGATTATTATCACGGTGGTTACTATGAAGACTCCCCAATTGATAATCCGGAAGGCCCCGTCGACCCTGTCATAGAAAACTGGAGTAACGAACCCTACCGGGTTCTCCGAGGTGGCGACTTCAAGGACTTTTCCGGCAACACAACGGTCACGAGACGCAAAGCCATTCAACGAGTAACCAATGAAACCACTGGTTTTCGTTGTTCCTTCTCAAAAAGTTTAACTGCCGAACATGCTTGA
- a CDS encoding formylglycine-generating enzyme family protein encodes MRYLVVSCLVATSTLSGCNLYYESQAEDMVQRQMDAMVFVEGGEFMMGNPGGWSVRSDTIPAHRVIVDDFYIQKYEVTQGDFELFMAVTDYKPSDDRYGDMRGENSERFEATLPAVASWSDAQAFCEWLGKRADAKVRLPTEAEWEFAARSRGQMPRYATGSGEAVEDVTMAAKVEYSRYSPPSDKVALPKPPGAFPPNGLGLYDMSGNVGEWVSDNYSHDYYEKSPVDNPKGPVEGQRDIFEELPYRVLRGGNYKEFHGNTTVTRQKGSETLAAETRGFRCTMN; translated from the coding sequence ATGCGTTACCTCGTTGTTTCTTGTCTTGTTGCCACCTCTACCCTGTCAGGCTGCAACCTTTATTACGAATCCCAGGCGGAAGACATGGTCCAGCGACAGATGGACGCCATGGTTTTTGTCGAAGGTGGGGAGTTTATGATGGGAAATCCCGGCGGGTGGAGTGTTCGCAGCGATACCATTCCGGCACATCGCGTCATCGTTGATGATTTTTATATTCAGAAGTACGAAGTGACACAAGGGGATTTCGAGTTGTTTATGGCGGTTACGGATTACAAACCCTCCGATGATCGATATGGCGATATGAGGGGCGAAAACTCTGAGCGATTTGAAGCAACGTTGCCAGCAGTCGCATCTTGGTCAGACGCGCAAGCATTTTGCGAATGGCTTGGTAAACGCGCCGATGCTAAAGTCCGGCTTCCTACAGAGGCAGAGTGGGAGTTTGCAGCTAGATCTCGCGGACAAATGCCTCGCTACGCCACCGGGAGCGGAGAGGCAGTTGAAGACGTCACTATGGCAGCAAAAGTCGAATACAGCCGTTACTCCCCTCCCTCTGATAAAGTTGCGTTACCGAAACCGCCGGGCGCATTTCCACCGAACGGACTGGGCTTGTATGACATGTCAGGGAACGTTGGAGAATGGGTGAGCGACAATTACTCACATGATTACTACGAGAAATCTCCAGTCGATAACCCTAAAGGTCCTGTCGAGGGGCAGAGAGATATATTTGAAGAGCTGCCCTACCGAGTCCTCCGGGGCGGAAACTATAAAGAATTTCACGGAAACACAACAGTAACTCGTCAAAAAGGGTCGGAAACCCTGGCTGCAGAAACCAGGGGGTTCAGGTGCACGATGAATTAA
- a CDS encoding formylglycine-generating enzyme family protein, with translation MLKPCPLKVVGLLVSPAVLVACGGVGGGDEWPSSVKAVADQAVENQVFVKGGTFKLGDIGRPNGTPYMVLTDHALPPVEVKVDSFSISRYETTWGEMEVYYEDVGRAHLYEDDYTDRKYLNASDDPMSPYYNRKPARVPNYYEAERYCEWLSDQTGLPFALPTEAQWEYAARSRGRNVPYATDTGEEHNDTYLQRPREYIDPSIPPSGNMLSHDSGIMERRPVGTYPPNPLGLYDMSGNVAEWTQDWFEEDYYKHAPFDNPSGPVGPPDPEKPEKTVRDWAGKGGGFGGGGTVFVRSGVHVEAPGTGFRCVVNHPERIN, from the coding sequence ATGTTGAAGCCTTGCCCTCTAAAAGTAGTGGGTTTACTTGTGTCGCCCGCTGTTTTAGTAGCGTGTGGGGGAGTGGGTGGAGGTGATGAATGGCCCAGTTCTGTGAAGGCTGTTGCCGATCAGGCAGTCGAGAATCAGGTTTTCGTCAAAGGAGGGACGTTTAAACTTGGAGACATAGGGCGACCAAACGGAACTCCGTACATGGTACTGACAGATCATGCACTGCCACCGGTTGAGGTCAAAGTCGACAGCTTTTCTATCTCCCGATACGAGACGACCTGGGGGGAAATGGAAGTTTACTACGAGGATGTTGGGCGAGCTCATCTATACGAGGATGACTACACGGACCGCAAGTATTTGAACGCCTCGGACGATCCAATGTCGCCCTATTATAACCGCAAACCAGCCCGGGTACCCAATTATTACGAGGCTGAACGGTACTGTGAATGGCTGTCTGATCAGACAGGCCTCCCCTTTGCGCTGCCGACTGAGGCTCAGTGGGAATACGCTGCCCGAAGTCGGGGGCGCAATGTCCCTTACGCGACAGACACGGGTGAAGAGCACAACGACACCTATTTACAACGACCCAGAGAGTACATCGACCCAAGCATACCTCCCTCCGGCAACATGTTGAGCCACGACTCGGGCATTATGGAACGCAGACCCGTTGGGACCTATCCTCCAAACCCACTAGGCCTCTATGACATGAGTGGGAACGTGGCGGAATGGACTCAGGATTGGTTCGAGGAGGACTACTACAAGCATGCGCCATTTGATAATCCGAGTGGCCCTGTGGGGCCGCCAGACCCGGAAAAGCCAGAGAAAACCGTACGAGATTGGGCTGGAAAGGGGGGTGGCTTTGGCGGTGGCGGCACGGTCTTTGTCAGGAGTGGAGTCCATGTTGAGGCCCCCGGCACGGGCTTCCGCTGCGTGGTCAACCATCCTGAACGTATCAACTGA